The following proteins are co-located in the Pirellulaceae bacterium genome:
- a CDS encoding DUF805 domain-containing protein, which produces MGVFRLCLGVSARVSRTAYAVAGFTLMLLKYCVEASVIWTFTSSFLTPWHFLNPLISVRNEHLQAAPEWLVVGLLIWSLPFLWIATSMSVRRSADAGISAWLGLLVLIPIVNLIFMIVMCFIPSCRDAQQSIKPQPINSNSRAYSAAIAVATSLLVGATMLVCSVYLFASYGASLFFGTPFLMSAVAAYLYNRPHPRGYLESLMVGIASVFFAGVAILLFALEGVICIAMVLPLFLPLGAFGGLIGKVIADTTTQQTQGLLAAIVCLPLICCAESQLFRSPEYEVMTAVEIDAPPEVVWKNVVNFPDLPKAAPWYFRLGIACPRRAYIEGQGVGAIRYCEFTTGTFVEPITVWDEPNQLAFDVTDQPAPMFELSPYRHVHPPHLEGYLRSNRGQFLLIRRGDGGTRLEGRTWYEFDMFPQSYWTLWSDGLIHRIHQRVLSHIKQLSEAESQSHSKPFRS; this is translated from the coding sequence ATGGGCGTTTTCCGACTCTGTCTTGGCGTCTCAGCAAGGGTCAGTCGCACCGCCTATGCGGTTGCTGGCTTCACACTGATGTTACTGAAATATTGTGTCGAAGCCTCCGTCATCTGGACGTTTACTTCGTCCTTTCTCACGCCCTGGCATTTTCTCAATCCTCTGATCAGCGTCCGGAACGAGCACCTCCAGGCTGCCCCTGAATGGCTCGTCGTGGGTCTGTTAATTTGGTCCCTACCGTTTCTTTGGATCGCGACTTCGATGAGCGTTCGTCGCTCAGCTGACGCCGGTATATCAGCCTGGCTGGGACTGCTCGTGCTGATACCGATCGTCAACCTTATCTTCATGATCGTTATGTGTTTCATTCCTAGCTGTCGTGATGCGCAGCAGTCGATCAAACCACAACCGATCAATTCAAATAGCCGTGCTTACAGCGCGGCCATCGCCGTTGCTACGAGCTTATTGGTCGGCGCGACGATGTTGGTGTGCAGTGTCTACTTATTCGCCAGCTACGGGGCATCGCTGTTCTTCGGAACACCGTTTTTGATGAGCGCAGTAGCCGCCTACCTTTACAACCGCCCTCACCCCCGCGGCTACCTCGAATCGCTGATGGTGGGAATCGCTTCCGTCTTCTTTGCCGGAGTAGCCATATTGCTATTCGCCTTGGAGGGAGTGATTTGTATCGCGATGGTACTTCCTTTGTTCTTACCCCTGGGAGCATTCGGGGGATTGATCGGCAAAGTAATCGCGGATACGACAACGCAACAGACTCAGGGTCTGTTAGCCGCCATTGTGTGTCTCCCATTAATCTGCTGTGCCGAGTCACAGCTGTTTCGATCGCCAGAATATGAGGTCATGACCGCGGTCGAGATCGACGCGCCCCCCGAAGTAGTCTGGAAAAACGTCGTCAATTTCCCGGACTTACCGAAAGCGGCTCCGTGGTATTTCCGACTCGGCATCGCATGCCCACGGCGCGCCTACATCGAAGGCCAAGGCGTTGGAGCAATACGTTACTGCGAATTTACGACAGGTACCTTTGTCGAACCAATCACCGTATGGGACGAGCCGAATCAGCTCGCCTTCGATGTTACCGATCAACCTGCTCCCATGTTCGAACTCAGCCCGTATCGGCATGTACATCCACCGCATCTAGAAGGTTATCTACGCAGCAACCGCGGCCAGTTTCTGCTAATTCGTCGAGGAGATGGCGGAACCCGTTTAGAGGGACGTACGTGGTACGAGTTCGATATGTTCCCTCAATCCTATTGGACATTGTGGTCAGACGGATTGATTCACCGCATTCATCAACGGGTACTGTCGCACATCAAGCAGCTTTCCGAAGCAGAAAGCCAATCTCACAGCAAGCCTTTTCGGTCATGA